In one window of Arthrobacter pascens DNA:
- a CDS encoding phosphoglycerate kinase: MTFHTLNELIAEGVRGRYILVRSDLNVPLDGSTVTDDGRIKASLPVLGKLTDAGARVLVTAHLGRPKGAPEEKYSLKPAVSRLAELAGFNVALAEDTVGSSAKKLAASLQDGEVLVLENVRFDPRETSKDDAQRAEFADELVALTGSNGAFVDDAFGAVHRKHASVYDVATRLPSYQGDLVHTEVEVLRKLTSDTQRPYVVVLGGSKVSDKLAVIDNLIGKADTILVGGGMLFTFLAAEGHKVAGSLLEEDQIPVVKDYLQRAAAAGTEFVVPTDVVVAEKFAADAAHETVAADDIEGSSFGASGIGLDIGPESAAAFADRIKGARTVFWNGPMGVFEFEAFSAGTRAVAQALTAADAFTVVGGGDSAAAVRTLGFADDEFGHISTGGGASLEYLEGKELPGLSVLDR, translated from the coding sequence ATGACATTTCACACCCTCAACGAACTGATCGCTGAAGGTGTCCGCGGGCGGTACATTCTGGTCAGAAGTGACCTGAATGTGCCGCTCGACGGCTCGACAGTGACTGACGACGGCCGCATCAAGGCCTCACTGCCGGTCCTGGGAAAGCTCACGGACGCCGGTGCCCGCGTGCTGGTAACAGCCCACCTCGGACGCCCCAAGGGCGCGCCGGAGGAAAAATACTCTCTCAAGCCTGCCGTCTCGCGGCTGGCCGAACTCGCTGGCTTCAACGTGGCCCTCGCCGAAGACACCGTCGGCAGCTCCGCGAAGAAGCTCGCTGCCTCACTGCAGGATGGCGAAGTGCTCGTTCTGGAGAACGTCCGGTTCGACCCCCGCGAGACCAGCAAGGACGACGCCCAGCGGGCCGAATTCGCTGACGAACTAGTCGCCCTGACGGGCAGCAATGGCGCCTTCGTGGATGACGCCTTCGGAGCCGTGCACCGCAAGCACGCCAGCGTTTACGACGTCGCCACCAGGCTTCCGTCTTACCAGGGCGACCTGGTGCACACCGAGGTGGAGGTGCTCCGGAAGCTGACGTCCGACACCCAGCGCCCCTACGTCGTCGTGCTCGGCGGCTCGAAGGTGTCGGACAAGCTTGCCGTCATCGACAACCTCATCGGCAAGGCCGACACCATCCTCGTGGGCGGCGGCATGCTGTTCACGTTCCTGGCGGCAGAAGGCCACAAAGTGGCCGGCAGCCTCCTGGAAGAGGACCAGATCCCGGTGGTCAAGGACTACCTCCAGCGGGCTGCAGCCGCCGGCACTGAGTTCGTAGTACCGACCGACGTCGTGGTGGCGGAGAAATTCGCCGCCGACGCCGCCCACGAAACGGTTGCGGCGGATGACATCGAAGGCAGCAGCTTCGGGGCCTCAGGCATCGGCCTGGACATTGGTCCGGAATCGGCAGCCGCCTTCGCGGACCGGATCAAGGGCGCCCGGACGGTGTTCTGGAACGGACCCATGGGAGTCTTCGAGTTTGAAGCATTCTCTGCTGGAACACGCGCCGTGGCCCAGGCCCTTACTGCGGCCGATGCATTCACCGTGGTAGGCGGCGGGGACTCAGCCGCCGCCGTGCGTACGCTGGGTTTCGCGGACGACGAATTCGGCCACATTTCCACCGGCGGCGGTGCCAGCCTCGAATATCTCGAAGGCAAGGAACTCCCGGGACTCAGCGTCCTGGACCGCTAA
- the gap gene encoding type I glyceraldehyde-3-phosphate dehydrogenase, whose amino-acid sequence MTTRIGINGFGRIGRNYFRAALAQGADLEIVAVNDLTSPEALAHLLKYDSVGGRLKETVEVKDGNIVVDGNIIKVLAERDPANLPWADLNVDIVIESTGFFTKAAAAQKHIDAGAKKVLISAPASDEDITIVMGVNHELYDPAAHNIISNASCTTNCLGPLAKVINDTFGIERGLMTTIHAYTADQNLQDGPHNDLRRARAAAINMVPTSTGAAKAIGLVLPELKGKLDGYAIRVPVPTGSATDLTVTVSRETSVEEVNAALKKAADSDEFQGILTYTDAPIVSSDIVGDPASSIFDSGLTKVIGNQVKVVSWYDNEWGYSNRLVDLTELVASKLG is encoded by the coding sequence GTGACGACCCGTATTGGTATCAACGGCTTTGGCCGTATCGGCCGCAACTACTTCCGCGCAGCACTCGCACAGGGCGCGGACCTGGAGATCGTTGCCGTCAACGACCTCACCAGCCCCGAGGCCCTCGCACACCTGCTCAAGTACGACTCCGTCGGCGGACGCCTGAAGGAAACCGTCGAGGTCAAGGACGGAAACATCGTCGTCGACGGAAACATCATCAAGGTCCTCGCCGAGCGCGATCCCGCCAACCTTCCCTGGGCCGACCTGAACGTTGACATCGTCATCGAGTCCACGGGCTTCTTCACCAAGGCTGCCGCCGCGCAGAAGCACATCGACGCCGGCGCCAAGAAGGTCCTGATCTCGGCTCCGGCCTCCGATGAGGACATCACCATCGTGATGGGCGTGAACCACGAGCTGTATGACCCCGCCGCGCACAACATCATCTCCAACGCTTCCTGCACCACCAACTGCCTCGGCCCGCTGGCCAAGGTCATCAATGACACCTTCGGCATCGAACGCGGCCTGATGACCACCATCCACGCCTACACGGCGGACCAGAACCTGCAGGACGGCCCGCACAACGACCTCCGCCGTGCACGCGCCGCCGCGATCAACATGGTCCCCACCTCCACGGGTGCGGCCAAGGCCATCGGCCTGGTCCTGCCGGAGCTCAAGGGCAAGCTGGACGGTTATGCCATCCGCGTACCTGTCCCCACCGGCTCCGCCACGGACCTGACGGTGACCGTCTCCCGCGAGACCTCCGTCGAGGAAGTCAACGCGGCACTGAAGAAGGCTGCGGATTCCGATGAGTTCCAGGGAATCCTCACCTACACCGACGCGCCGATCGTCTCCTCCGACATCGTCGGCGACCCGGCATCGTCGATCTTCGACTCAGGCCTGACCAAGGTCATCGGCAACCAGGTCAAGGTTGTTTCCTGGTATGACAACGAATGGGGCTACTCCAACCGCCTCGTGGACCTGACGGAGCTCGTCGCATCCAAGCTGGGCTAG
- a CDS encoding superoxide dismutase produces MTEYVLPELSYDYAALEPHISARIMELHHSKHHAAYVTGANNALAQLADARDKGDFANINRLSKDLAFHTGGHVNHSVFWNNLSPDGGDKPEGELAAAIDDAFGSFDAFRAQFSAAALGLQGSGWGFLAYEPIGGNLVIEQLYDQQGNVALGTTPLLMLDMWEHAFYLDYVNVKADYVKAFWNIVNWADVAKRFDAARSSATGLITLP; encoded by the coding sequence GTGACCGAGTACGTACTGCCAGAACTCAGCTACGACTACGCAGCCCTCGAGCCGCACATTTCGGCGCGGATCATGGAGCTGCACCACAGCAAGCACCATGCAGCCTACGTAACGGGCGCCAACAACGCCCTGGCCCAGCTCGCGGATGCCCGCGACAAGGGCGACTTCGCCAACATCAACCGGCTGTCCAAGGACCTTGCGTTCCACACCGGCGGCCACGTCAACCACTCCGTGTTCTGGAACAACCTGTCCCCGGACGGCGGCGACAAGCCCGAGGGTGAGCTGGCAGCAGCCATCGACGACGCCTTCGGCTCGTTTGACGCTTTCCGCGCCCAGTTCTCGGCTGCGGCCCTGGGGCTGCAGGGATCCGGCTGGGGCTTCCTGGCCTACGAGCCCATCGGTGGCAACCTTGTCATCGAGCAGCTCTACGACCAGCAGGGAAACGTGGCACTCGGCACGACCCCCCTGCTGATGCTCGACATGTGGGAGCACGCCTTCTACCTGGATTACGTGAACGTCAAGGCTGATTACGTCAAGGCATTCTGGAACATCGTCAACTGGGCGGATGTGGCCAAGCGCTTCGACGCGGCCCGCTCCAGCGCGACGGGCCTGATCACCCTGCCGTAG
- the whiA gene encoding DNA-binding protein WhiA, translating into MALTASVKEELSRLDIKKSSVRKAEVSAMLRFAGGLHIISGRIVIEAEVDLASTARRLRAAIAEVYGHQSEIIVVSGGGLRRGSRYVVRVVRDGEALARQTGLLDGRGRPVRGLPSAVVNGSAADAEAVWRGAFLAHGSLTEPGRSSSLEVTCPGPESALALVGAARRLSIQAKAREVRGVDRVVIRDGDTIAALLTRMGAHDALMVWEERRMRKEVRATANRLANFDDANLRRSAQAAVAAGARVDRALEILGDDVPDHLKYAGELRVAHKQASLDELGRLADPVMTKDAIAGRIRRLLAMADKRALDLGIPGTDANVTPEMLDE; encoded by the coding sequence ATGGCACTGACAGCATCGGTCAAGGAAGAACTGTCCCGTCTGGACATCAAGAAGTCATCAGTCCGGAAGGCTGAAGTCTCCGCGATGCTCCGGTTCGCCGGCGGCCTGCACATCATCTCCGGCCGGATCGTGATCGAGGCTGAAGTGGACCTGGCGTCCACGGCGCGCCGCCTGCGGGCGGCCATCGCGGAAGTTTACGGCCACCAAAGCGAAATCATCGTGGTCTCCGGAGGAGGGCTGCGGCGGGGGAGCCGCTATGTGGTGCGGGTGGTCCGCGACGGCGAGGCCCTGGCCCGCCAGACGGGCTTGCTTGACGGCCGCGGCCGGCCAGTCCGCGGGCTTCCTTCGGCAGTCGTGAACGGCTCCGCTGCGGACGCCGAGGCTGTCTGGCGCGGCGCGTTCCTTGCCCACGGTTCCCTCACGGAACCGGGCCGTTCCTCCTCGCTGGAGGTCACCTGCCCCGGCCCCGAGTCCGCATTGGCGCTGGTGGGTGCGGCGCGCCGGCTCAGCATCCAGGCCAAGGCACGGGAGGTCCGGGGAGTGGACCGCGTGGTGATCCGCGACGGCGACACCATTGCGGCGCTGCTCACCCGCATGGGCGCCCACGACGCCCTCATGGTCTGGGAAGAGCGGAGGATGCGCAAGGAGGTCCGCGCCACGGCCAATCGGCTGGCGAATTTCGACGACGCCAACTTGAGGCGTTCCGCCCAGGCGGCCGTCGCGGCCGGGGCACGCGTTGACCGTGCCCTGGAGATCCTGGGCGACGACGTTCCGGACCACCTCAAATACGCCGGCGAACTGCGGGTGGCCCACAAGCAGGCGAGCCTGGATGAGCTGGGACGCCTGGCAGACCCCGTGATGACCAAGGACGCCATTGCCGGCCGCATCCGCCGGCTGCTGGCCATGGCGGACAAACGGGCACTTGACCTGGGCATCCCCGGCACAGACGCCAATGTGACGCCTGAAATGCTGGACGAGTAG
- a CDS encoding gluconeogenesis factor YvcK family protein, whose product MGLLTGPLPLIPPSGGTAAGQQDKGPNVVALGGGHGLSASLSALRLLTSELTAIVTVADDGGSSGRLREEYGVLPPGDLRMALSALCDDTDWGRTWRDVMQHRFHPGKGTGGSLDEHAMGNLLIVTLWELLGDTVAGLKWAGALLGARGQVLPMSTVPLTIEGDIRVTAPDGASAMQTIRGQARCAVAGSLEQVRLLPDDAPACTDALTAIELADWIILGPGSWYTSVLPHLLLPEMRQALCGTPAKRCLTMNLATDTKETTGMSAADHLHALRRYAPDFGVDIVLADPASVPDLPEFEKAAGMIGAEVVLGKVGASGRRPVHDPLRLAAAYHDIFGNS is encoded by the coding sequence ATGGGATTGCTCACCGGGCCGCTGCCGTTGATCCCTCCCTCGGGAGGAACGGCAGCAGGCCAGCAGGACAAGGGCCCCAATGTTGTGGCACTTGGCGGGGGCCATGGCCTGTCCGCTTCACTGTCGGCCTTGCGGCTGCTCACCTCTGAACTCACCGCCATTGTCACGGTGGCGGACGACGGCGGGTCATCCGGGCGTCTGCGCGAGGAGTACGGCGTTCTTCCGCCGGGGGACCTGCGTATGGCGCTGTCCGCGCTGTGTGATGACACCGACTGGGGCCGGACATGGCGCGATGTGATGCAGCACCGGTTCCATCCGGGCAAGGGCACCGGAGGGTCGCTGGACGAGCATGCGATGGGGAACCTGCTTATCGTGACCCTGTGGGAGCTGCTCGGCGACACCGTTGCCGGCCTCAAATGGGCGGGCGCGCTGCTGGGCGCGCGCGGCCAGGTGCTTCCGATGTCCACTGTGCCGCTCACCATCGAAGGCGACATTCGGGTCACCGCCCCGGACGGCGCGTCGGCTATGCAGACAATCCGGGGCCAGGCACGGTGCGCGGTTGCCGGTTCCCTCGAGCAGGTCCGGCTGCTGCCTGACGACGCACCCGCCTGCACCGATGCCCTGACGGCCATCGAACTGGCCGACTGGATCATCCTGGGACCGGGCTCGTGGTACACCTCGGTGCTGCCGCACCTGCTGCTCCCGGAGATGCGCCAGGCACTGTGCGGCACCCCGGCGAAACGCTGCCTGACCATGAACCTGGCCACGGACACCAAGGAGACCACGGGCATGTCCGCCGCGGACCACCTCCACGCACTGCGCCGGTACGCACCGGACTTCGGCGTCGACATTGTCCTCGCAGACCCGGCGTCGGTCCCGGACCTGCCAGAATTCGAGAAAGCGGCGGGGATGATCGGCGCCGAGGTTGTCTTGGGTAAAGTAGGGGCGTCGGGCCGCCGGCCTGTCCACGACCCATTGCGTCTGGCAGCGGCGTACCACGATATTTTCGGGAACAGTTAG
- the rapZ gene encoding RNase adapter RapZ produces the protein MADSTAESPAEQDDGLTPVKPVEAELLVVTGMSGAGRSTASDALEDHGWYVVENLPPQMLGTLAEIVSHAPQSIPRLAVVMDVRSKGLFADIRAALGALAASGVTFRVLFLDANDDVLVRRFEQGRRPHPLQEGGRILDGIAAERELLTELRDSADVVLDTSTYNVHGLATAITELFSETGPVALRLNVMSFGFKYGLPVDSNYVADVRFIPNPHWVPQLRPHTGLDKDVSEYVLEAEGVKNFIDRFVLALEPVLDGYRRENKHYATIAVGCTGGKHRSVAVAVELSKKLAQYPRVTVTTTHRDLGRE, from the coding sequence ATGGCAGACTCGACGGCGGAATCCCCGGCGGAGCAGGACGACGGGCTGACGCCGGTCAAGCCCGTCGAAGCGGAACTGCTGGTGGTCACCGGGATGTCCGGGGCGGGACGAAGCACAGCCTCGGACGCGCTGGAGGACCACGGCTGGTACGTCGTGGAGAACCTGCCGCCGCAGATGCTTGGCACCCTCGCCGAGATCGTGTCGCATGCGCCCCAGTCCATTCCGCGCCTGGCTGTCGTCATGGACGTCCGCAGCAAAGGCCTGTTTGCCGACATCCGCGCCGCACTGGGGGCCCTTGCCGCCAGCGGCGTCACGTTCCGGGTGCTGTTCCTCGACGCCAACGACGACGTCCTGGTCCGCCGCTTCGAACAGGGCCGCAGGCCGCATCCGCTCCAGGAAGGCGGCCGGATCCTGGACGGCATAGCAGCCGAACGGGAACTGCTCACGGAACTTCGGGACAGTGCCGACGTCGTACTGGACACCTCCACCTACAACGTTCACGGCCTCGCCACCGCCATCACGGAACTGTTCAGTGAAACCGGGCCGGTCGCCCTGCGGCTGAACGTCATGAGCTTTGGCTTCAAGTACGGCCTGCCGGTGGATTCCAACTACGTCGCCGACGTCCGCTTCATCCCCAATCCGCACTGGGTCCCGCAGCTGCGCCCGCACACGGGCCTGGACAAGGACGTCAGTGAGTACGTCCTCGAGGCCGAAGGCGTGAAGAATTTCATTGACCGCTTCGTTCTGGCGCTCGAGCCTGTCCTGGACGGGTACCGGCGGGAAAACAAGCACTATGCCACGATTGCCGTGGGCTGCACAGGCGGCAAGCACCGGTCGGTCGCCGTCGCCGTCGAACTTTCCAAGAAACTGGCCCAATACCCCAGGGTCACCGTGACGACCACGCACCGCGATCTGGGCCGCGAATAA
- the uvrC gene encoding excinuclease ABC subunit UvrC yields the protein MADPASYRPQTGEIPTNPGVYRFRDPHGRVIYVGKAKSLRSRLNSYFANPAGLLPKTYAMVHAASSVEWTVVGSELESLQLEFTWIKEFKPRFNVVFRDDKTYPYLALTMSEKFPRVQVMRGDRRKGTRYFGPYTAGAIRETMDTLLRVFPVRSCSPGVLKRAQASGRPCLLGYIDKCSAPCVGRVTPEEHRALAEDFCAFMGGEAKRFISKLEKQMGEAVAALDYERAARLRDDIAALRKVFERNAVVLAEDTDADVFALHEDGLEAAVQVFHVRGGRVRGQRGWVVEKVEDSTLPDLVEHLLQQVYGEDGDSHGRLPREVLVPVAPSNAVELAQWLGGMRGAKVDIRVPQRGDKAALMSTVRENAEHALKLHKTRRAGDLTVRSQALQELQEALDLPVPLLRIECFDISHVQGTNVVASMVVVEDGLPKKSDYRKFSVTGPAAADDTAAMHDVLTRRFRHYLQDKTAQVEASALAGHQAALTAAADAAVLDTTTPAPRAKFAYPPNLVVVDGGKPQVNAAARALADLGIDDVYVVGLAKRLEEVWLPDSDFPVILPRTSQGLYLLQRIRDEAHRFAITFHRQKRGKAMTVSALDGVPGLGESKRKALLAHFGSVKGVKAASAAELSAAKGIGPALAGAIVEHFSSTGGEADTAPAVNMATGEIIET from the coding sequence GTGGCAGATCCAGCAAGTTACAGGCCCCAGACGGGTGAAATTCCCACCAACCCCGGGGTGTACAGGTTTCGCGATCCCCATGGACGGGTCATCTACGTAGGCAAAGCCAAAAGCCTCCGCTCACGCCTGAATTCCTATTTCGCGAACCCGGCTGGACTGCTGCCCAAAACCTACGCGATGGTCCACGCCGCCAGCAGCGTGGAGTGGACAGTGGTGGGCAGCGAACTGGAGTCCCTGCAACTTGAATTCACCTGGATCAAGGAGTTCAAGCCCCGCTTCAACGTGGTCTTCCGCGATGACAAAACCTATCCCTACCTGGCACTCACGATGAGCGAGAAGTTCCCGCGTGTCCAGGTCATGCGCGGAGACCGCAGGAAGGGCACCCGGTACTTCGGGCCCTACACGGCCGGAGCCATCCGGGAAACCATGGACACGCTGCTGCGGGTCTTCCCTGTCCGCAGCTGCAGCCCGGGAGTGCTTAAACGCGCCCAGGCCAGCGGCCGGCCCTGCCTGCTCGGCTACATCGACAAATGCTCCGCTCCCTGCGTGGGGCGGGTGACCCCGGAGGAACACCGTGCCCTGGCGGAAGACTTCTGTGCCTTCATGGGCGGCGAAGCCAAGCGCTTCATCTCCAAGCTCGAAAAGCAGATGGGCGAAGCGGTCGCTGCTCTCGACTATGAACGCGCCGCCCGGCTCCGTGACGACATCGCAGCGCTGCGGAAGGTCTTTGAGCGTAACGCCGTGGTGCTGGCCGAGGACACGGACGCCGACGTCTTTGCGCTGCACGAGGACGGACTCGAGGCGGCTGTGCAGGTGTTCCATGTCCGGGGCGGCCGGGTCCGCGGCCAGCGGGGCTGGGTTGTCGAAAAGGTGGAAGATTCCACTTTGCCCGACCTGGTGGAGCACCTCCTCCAGCAGGTCTACGGCGAAGACGGCGACAGCCACGGCCGGCTTCCTCGTGAAGTGCTGGTGCCGGTTGCCCCCAGCAACGCCGTCGAACTGGCGCAGTGGCTCGGCGGCATGCGGGGAGCCAAGGTGGACATCCGGGTGCCCCAGCGGGGCGACAAAGCGGCGCTCATGTCCACCGTGCGGGAGAACGCCGAGCACGCCCTGAAACTTCACAAGACGCGGCGGGCCGGGGACCTGACAGTCCGGTCGCAGGCGCTCCAGGAACTCCAGGAAGCACTGGATCTGCCGGTGCCACTCCTGCGCATCGAATGTTTTGACATTTCCCACGTCCAGGGAACCAACGTGGTGGCGTCCATGGTGGTGGTGGAGGACGGCCTGCCGAAGAAGTCCGACTACCGGAAGTTCTCAGTCACGGGCCCGGCCGCGGCGGACGACACGGCGGCCATGCACGATGTCCTGACCCGCCGGTTCCGGCACTATCTCCAAGACAAGACGGCGCAGGTGGAGGCGTCGGCCCTCGCCGGCCACCAGGCCGCCCTGACGGCGGCCGCCGATGCCGCGGTGCTGGATACCACGACGCCGGCTCCGCGGGCAAAATTCGCCTACCCGCCGAACCTGGTGGTAGTCGACGGCGGCAAACCCCAGGTCAATGCGGCAGCCCGGGCACTGGCTGACCTCGGCATCGACGACGTCTACGTGGTGGGGCTGGCGAAACGGCTGGAGGAGGTGTGGCTTCCGGACAGTGACTTCCCGGTCATCCTGCCCCGGACATCGCAGGGACTGTACCTGCTGCAGCGGATCCGGGACGAGGCCCACCGCTTCGCCATCACCTTCCACCGGCAAAAGCGGGGCAAGGCCATGACGGTGTCCGCCCTGGACGGTGTTCCGGGGCTGGGGGAGTCGAAGCGCAAAGCCCTGCTCGCCCATTTCGGCTCGGTCAAGGGCGTCAAGGCGGCCTCGGCAGCCGAACTGTCAGCGGCCAAGGGTATCGGTCCGGCCCTCGCCGGCGCCATTGTGGAACACTTCAGCAGCACCGGCGGGGAAGCGGACACTGCCCCGGCAGTAAACATGGCCACCGGCGAAATCATTGAAACTTAG
- a CDS encoding lysophospholipid acyltransferase family protein, with the protein MALFDAVRWTTRGLIAGTCRPTVIGLENVPKDGPFIVAPNHLSFFDSVIVQALMPRPVAFFAKAEYFTTGGIKGKVMKSFFESVGSIPVERGEQAASVQALRTLLDILEAGKGIGIYPEGTRSRDGILYRGRTGVGWLALTTGAPVIPVGLIGTENLQPAGEKGFKPGHFTMKVGKPLYFEKTGPDHSLPARRQVTDRIMDAIAQLSGQERSTSYNQSKSVD; encoded by the coding sequence ATGGCACTGTTTGACGCGGTCCGCTGGACCACGCGCGGACTGATCGCCGGCACGTGCCGGCCAACGGTCATCGGATTGGAGAACGTGCCCAAGGACGGCCCGTTCATTGTGGCACCCAACCATCTTTCCTTTTTTGACAGCGTCATTGTCCAGGCGCTCATGCCCCGCCCTGTGGCCTTTTTTGCCAAGGCCGAGTATTTCACTACAGGCGGCATCAAAGGCAAAGTCATGAAATCCTTCTTCGAATCGGTCGGATCCATCCCGGTGGAACGCGGGGAGCAGGCGGCCAGCGTCCAGGCCCTCAGGACCCTCCTGGACATCCTCGAGGCAGGCAAGGGCATCGGGATTTACCCGGAGGGCACCCGTTCCCGGGACGGCATCCTCTACCGGGGACGGACCGGGGTGGGGTGGCTTGCACTGACCACCGGTGCCCCCGTGATCCCTGTAGGCCTGATTGGCACGGAGAATCTGCAGCCCGCCGGCGAGAAGGGCTTCAAGCCGGGGCACTTCACCATGAAAGTGGGAAAACCCCTCTACTTCGAGAAAACGGGCCCCGACCATTCGCTGCCCGCCCGGCGCCAGGTCACAGACCGTATCATGGACGCCATCGCCCAGCTCAGCGGCCAGGAGCGGTCCACCAGCTACAACCAGAGCAAGTCCGTGGACTAG
- a CDS encoding HAD hydrolase-like protein has protein sequence MTQTTVPVIFDLDGTLVDPAGGITDGIAAALTELGLPVPGQDLLDAMIGPKLSDSLLNVAMVPAGMLDEVISRYRQYYLSTGISQGRLYPGIQDVLDSFAAAGRQVAVATQKPEGLARIVLEHHGIAGLFQFIRGSSDDESAAAAGPVGKTGIIAAALGDLSTHHAVMVGDRAQDVAGAIANGLDCIGVGWGFAPDGELEDAGAVTVVDSAADLVAAIERLEAIHSAAMSEVQNDGTV, from the coding sequence GTGACTCAAACAACAGTGCCCGTTATCTTTGACCTGGACGGCACTCTTGTCGATCCGGCCGGGGGAATAACAGATGGAATCGCAGCCGCTCTAACGGAGCTTGGCCTCCCCGTTCCAGGCCAGGACCTGCTCGACGCGATGATCGGCCCCAAGCTGAGCGATTCGCTTCTTAACGTCGCCATGGTCCCGGCGGGCATGCTCGATGAGGTCATCAGCCGCTACCGGCAGTACTACCTCAGCACCGGCATCAGCCAGGGCCGGCTTTACCCGGGGATACAGGATGTCCTGGACAGCTTCGCAGCAGCCGGCAGGCAGGTGGCGGTGGCGACCCAGAAGCCGGAGGGCCTGGCACGCATAGTACTGGAACACCACGGGATCGCGGGCCTGTTCCAGTTCATCAGGGGATCCTCCGACGACGAATCTGCCGCCGCGGCGGGGCCTGTCGGGAAGACCGGCATCATCGCCGCCGCGCTGGGGGATCTCTCCACCCACCATGCGGTGATGGTGGGTGACCGTGCCCAGGACGTGGCGGGCGCCATTGCCAATGGCCTTGACTGCATCGGCGTGGGCTGGGGGTTTGCCCCCGATGGTGAACTCGAGGATGCGGGAGCGGTGACCGTGGTTGACTCCGCGGCCGATCTTGTAGCCGCCATTGAACGCCTTGAAGCTATTCACTCCGCGGCAATGAGCGAGGTGCAAAACGATGGCACTGTTTGA